Part of the Carnobacterium pleistocenium FTR1 genome is shown below.
ATTGAAATTAGAGAAAACTACACAATTGAAGAACAAAAAATCCCCGAACAACTTGCTGAAATCAAATCGTTTTCAGGCGTTGAAGAAGCGGTGATTCTTTCAACGTGCAATCGCACAGAATACTATCTTTATATTGATCAAAATACTTTTATGCATGGTGAGATGCTTCGCTACCTTTCAAATTATACTGGATATGAAATTTCTGAAGTGATATCTACAAGTTATGGAAAGTCGAATTATGAAGCTGCTGAACATCTTTTTAGTGTAGCTACGGGACTTGATTCGTTGATCATTGGAGAGACTCAAATACTAAGTCAAGTGAAACAAGCTTTTGCTTTTGCTATTGCTCAGAAGACATCTGGTCCAATTCTAAATTCTTTATTTAATAAAGCTATTTCTTTTTCTAAAAAAATGCATACTAAAACGAACTTAGACCAATTATCTTTTAACCCTGGGACGGCTGCTGTCAAAATATATAAAGAAGAATGGCAAAGTATAACTGACAAGCGGTTTCTTTTGATTGGGACAGGAAAAATGATTCAATTAACAGCAAAAACGTTATTTTATCAAGGGGCAACTCACATAACACTGACTGGTCGCAATGAACAAAAAGTTAAGGATCTAGAGCACGAATTAAATTTATGGGCACAAGCAATTCTCCATACAGATGTGTTAAATCGCTATTTTTTTACAGCTGATTTTAACCATCTACCAATGTCTATAGCTGTTGCCGATGGTATAATTGCGGCTACTAAAGCACAGTATCACCTAATAACAGAAAAAACAATTGAAGAAATGGCCGCTATTCGTTTAACTATGAAAAAGCAACTATTCATGGATTTTTCTGTTCCAAGAAATATTGAACCCAGCATCCAATATATTGACGGTATTCAAGTTTTTGATATGGATCAAATTAGTTTTCGTTTAGAGAAAGTTGATTTGGATAAAGAAAAAATCGTTAGAAAAATTGCAGTGGATCTAAATGAAGAAGTAGCAGCCTTTAAGCATTGGTTTAAAGAAAGAAATGCCGTTCCTTATTTAGACGAACTAAATGAACATGTGCTAGAATTAAAAGAGAAGACATTATCCAGTTTAGAGAGAAAATTACCTGAATTAACTACTCATCAAATTCTTTTGATCGACAAACATATGCATAGTATGATCAATCAAATGAAGCGAAAACCAATTGAATCATTAAAAGAATTTGCTAGGAAAAATGCTTCAAAAGAATCGAAAAATGATTTAAAAGTATTCGCCGAAGCATTAGGGATCTCAGTTGAATTAGACGACACAGAACAATCATCTGAAGTACTTGCGGCAGAAAGTCAGGGGATCAGCATTGAGAGTAACGACACAATCTGAAAAAGCTTTTGAAAAAGCACTAAATTTAATGCCTGGAGGAGTAAGCAGTCCTGTAAGAGCATTTAAATCGGTAGATGTACCTCCTGTATTTATTCAAAAAGGTAAAGGAAGCCATATTACTGATATAGATGGCAATGACTACATTGATTATGTCTTAGGATGGGGACCGTTGATCCTAGGTCATGCAAATGATCAGGTCATACATGAAATTCAACGTGCAGCAGGTCTTGGAACCAGTTTTGGTATGCCAACTCTTCTAGAGAATCAATTAGCAGAATTGGTGATTCAACGTGTACCTTCTGTCGAAATGGTTCGTTTTGTAAATTCTGGCACAGAAGCAACGATGAGTGCGTTACGTTTGGCTAGAGGTTTTACACGCAGAGATAAAATAGTGAAGTTAGAAGGAAGTTACCATGGTCATGAGGATGCCTTATTAGTAAAAGTTGGCTCTGGCGTTGCGACGCTAGGATTACCAGATTCACCCGGAGTTCCAAAAAGTACTACATCAAATACTCTGGTTACACCTTATAATGATTTAGAAGCAATCACAGAGCTTTTCCAAGCTTATCCTGGTGAAATTGCAGCTGTCATTGTAGAACCTGTAGCGGGAAATATGGGCGTTATACCACCCTTGAAAGGTTTTCTAGAAGGCTTACGTTCTTTAACAGAAAATGATGGAGCTTTATTGATATTTGATGAAGTCATGTCTGGTTTTAGAGTAGGTTATCATAGTGCACAAGGGTATTATAACGTATTACCAGACTTAACTTGTTTAGGTAAAGTTATTGGTGGAGGCGTACCCGTAGGAGCCTACGGTGGTAGGAGAGACATCATGGAGCATATTGCGCCAGCAGGAAGTGTCTATCAAGCGGGTACCTTATCTGGAAATCCTATAGCGATGTCTGCAGGAATTGCTACACTATCTCAACTAACTGAAGAAGATTATCTTTATTTTGAGATCTTAGGGGATAAATTAGAAAAAGAGATCATTTCACTAAGTGCTTTATACGACGTTCCCATCACCGTCAATCGTGCTGGTAGCATGATTGGATTATTCTTTAATAAAGGACCTGTGACTAACTATCAGCAAAGCAAAGCAAGTAATACAGTTTCTTTTGCTGACTACTATAGAGAAATGATCAATCATGGCATCTTGCTGCCTCCTTCTCAATTTGAAGGACTTTTCTTATCGACTACCCACACAATAGAGGATATCGAAAAAACATTAGAAGCTATGGAAGCAAGTTTTAAAGTGTTAAAAGCTGTAGAATAAAGAAACTAAAGGAGTTATTTCTAAAATGGAATTTAATGAGTATCAGAAGTTAGCTAACCGCACTTTATATGGAAATGAACAAGTTTTGACTAATTGTGCTTTAGGAGTAGCCAGTGAAGCCGGTGAGCTAGTTGATTTAGTCAAAAAGTATACTTTTCATGGTCATGATTTAGATAAAAAAGAACTAACCAAAGAACTTGGAGATGTTTTATGGTACTTATCACAAATTGCGGAATGGGCAGATATTCCTTTTGAAGAAGCAGCTGTACAAAATATTGAAAAATTGAAAAAACGTTACCCGGATGGATTTTCTGAAGATAGAAGCCGTAATCGGGTTAAATGACAAAAAAGAAACATTGAATGATGATCACATTCAATGTTTCTTTTTTTTGTCATTTTTTTCTAAAGAAGCAGTTTTTTCATTTTCATCTAAAAGAGCGTTTGTTTCAAGTTTGGGAATGATGATGTCTTCCTCAGGGTCGATAGCGAATTGACTAAACAAATCATCTAAACTTGTTTCTGCTTTATGAATTAGTCCCATAAGAAACCTCCTTTTTCGTCTATTCTTATAGTAGCGCCAATTTTAAAATAAAACAATCCTTTATTAAAAATTTATTAAAACCTAATATATACATAATATTATGCATTAAATCAAGCTAATAGCATAAATAAGTAAATATTATTAAAAAATGTTGTATAAATATTCTGCATCTGTTATTATAATTTATAAGTTAAAGAGTAGATACGATTAGAAAAGGGGAAGAAAGATGAAAAAGAAATCATTATATTTAGTTATACTTAGTTTAATAACTGTTTTCGGGCTATTTATGCCAGTCGAAACTGTAGCTGCTGCTGATACAGCTTTAGAAGATATTCAAAATAAAGGAACGTTGGTTGTAGGGACTAGTGCTGATTTTCCACCATACGAATTTCATGCTGTAGTCGATGGAGTAGATACAATAGTCGGAATGGATATTTCGATTGCTCAAAAAATTGCAACTGATTTAGGTGTAGAATTAGAAATCGAGGATATCGGTTTCGATAGTCTTTTGCCCGCCTTAGAATCAGAAAAAATAGATATAGTTATTTCTGGTATGAGTCCAACTGAGGAACGTAAGCAAAGTGTTGATTTCTCCAATGTTTATTATACGGGAGGACAAAATATTGTTGTAAGAGAAACAGATAAAGATATTTATACAAGTACTGATGATCTAGCAGAAATGAAAGTTGGTGTTCAAACAGGTTCTCTTCAAGAATCAATTGCTCAAGAACAAATGCCTGATTCAGAACTGCTTAGCTTATCTAAAATCACCGATCTTATTTTAGCATTAAAGACAAATAAAATTGAAGCCATTTTAATGGAAAAACCGAGTGCAGATGCTTACATAGGCAGTGATGCTCAATTACTAACATTTGATGGGGGCTTCGTTTTAGAAGAAGGAGAGCAAGGAACGGCAATTGCTTTTAAACAAGACACAGAGTCATTGGTAGATGCTGTAAATACTTCTTTAACAGAAATTGAAGAACAAGATTTAATTTCTGGTTATTTAGCAGAAGCCGGAACTTATTTACAAGATGCACAACAAGATACTGATGCAGATGTAGAAACAGATAGTAACAACAGCATTTTTAATTATTGGAGATACTTTTTAAATGGTACCGGGTATACAATTCTAATTTCAGTTGTGAGTGTCTTTTTTGGTTCAATATTAGGGGTTATTTTATCCTTTATGAGAATGAGTAAAAATAAAATCATGAAATTTGTAGCCACTGCTTATGTTGAATTTGTTCGTGGAACACCTATGCTGATACAAGTTATGTTTATCTATTTCGCAGTCGGTTACCTGATAAATATTCCAGCATTAGCATCAGGGATCATCGCTGTTTCCTTAAATAGTGCAGCCTATATTTGTGAAATTATTCGTTCTGGTTTAAATTCAGTACCTAAAGGGCAAGCTGAAGCTGCAAGAAGTTTAGGTATGAGTCAAAAAATCTCCATGCGTCAAATTATTTTCCCTCAAGCACTTAAAAACATTTGGCCAGCTTTGGGAAATGAATTTATTACCGTTATTAAAGAAAGTTCAATTGTTTCTATTATTGGTGTAAGTGATTTGATCTTCCAAACAAGAGTTGTAACATCCGTTTCATATAGAGGAGTTGCTCCATTAGTGGTTACAATGATCATCTACTTTATTTTAACATTTAGTTTGACTAAGCTATTAAATCACTATGAAGGGAAGATGAATCATGATTAAAATAAATCATTTAAAAAAAGCATTTGGCGATAATGAGGTATTAACAGATATCAATCAAGAAATAAAAAAAGGAGAAGTAGTGGTGATCATAGGTCCTTCAGGATCAGGAAAAAGCACATTGCTTCGCTGTTTAAATCTGTTGGAAATACCAACAAGTGGAGAAATCACTTTTGATGGAACGGCTTTAACTGGCTTAAATGAATCAAAAATGAATCAACTACGTGAAAAAATGGGAATGGTATTTCAAAGTTTTAATTTATTCCCTCATATGACTGTTTTAGAAAATTTGAAAGTAGCACCTATAAAAGTAAAAGGATTAACCCCAGAAGATGCTCATACAACAGCAATCAAACTATTAGAACAAGTTGGCTTATCAGATAAAGCTGAAGCATATCCTGCCAGTTTATCCGGTGGACAACAACAAAGGGTCGCAATTGCGCGCGCTTTAGCCATGAATCCAGATGTCATGCTGTTTGATGAACCCACTTCAGCATTAGATCCTGAAATGGTAGGAGAAGTGCTGAAGGTTATGCAAGAATTAGCCGATTCAGGCATGACCATGGTTGTTGTAACTCACGAAATGGGCTTTGCAAAAGAAGTGGCTGATCGGGTACTCTTTATGGATGACGGTTACATTGTTGAAGAAGGTAAACCTGAGGAACTTTTTAGCAATCCTCAACATGAGAGAACGCAAAACTTTTTAGCTAAAATATTATAAAGAGTCAAAGGTAGGGTATTTATCAACTAAAATATATACCAAAAGGAGCTGCGATAAAAATATCGCAGCTCCTTTTCTGCTTCAAAAAAGCACTAATTTGAATCGACTTAACTATCAATTAAAGTACTTGGCTCGACATGAACTTTTGTATCAAAAACACCAAAATCAGCGGCTAAAAGATTTTCAACTTGTTCTGTTAACTCGTGGCTTCTTTTAACTGTCATTTCTGGATTAGTTTTTATAATGACCTCAACATAAATAATCGTTCCATAAGTTCTTCCTTTAATAGATTCAACTTCTAAAACTTCATGTAACGTTAGGTTAGTTTGCTGAAATTTTATTAAGCTGTTTTCATTAAAGCCATCAGATAATTCAAAAGCACTTCCTCTAAATATTTCAATAGCGATCTTTAATATAATGAGTGAAACAAAGATAGCCATTACACTATCTAACCATGCCATACTAAAATTAGAAGCAAAAATAGCAATGGCCGTCGAGAAACTGATCAAACTATCATTAAAAGTATCTTTCGAAACCGCTTTTAATGCCTGACTTTTGTGTTTTTTTGCTAATTTTTTATTGTACAGATAAACAGACATCAAAATAATACTTGAAAAGAGTCCTACATAGCCTGCAATTAAATCAGGAGAGGTTCTTTCGGGAGTGAAAAAATGCTGTACTCCAGAAATAAGAACCTCTAATCTAACAGCGAGCATAATGAAAGAATTTACCATGCTAGCAACCGTTTCAGCTTTCCAGTGACCGTAAGGATGATTATCATCTGGCGGCCTTCTAGCCAGCCTTAATCCTATAAGAATCGCTATTGAAGCAATGGTGTCTGTTGTATTATTCAGTCCATCAGCTCGTAAAGCACTAGAGCCTGAATAACTGGCTACGATTAGTTTTAATGTAGCAATAAATAAGTTACAATGCTGAGCAAAGCGCCACGTTCAGCATGTTTTAATTCTTCATAACGATCATTTATCATCGTCATAACTAGTTACTTCCCTTCAAAATAAGAATTGAATAGTAACAACTAGTATATGCAACGTAAAATTTTTTAGCAGGATAAAAAATAAATTTAGATCAAATACTGCAGATCCTTCAAGCTGAATTTTTTTCTGGAATGTACGGTTTTGCTTATAAAGCCATGGAAATCGCTTGAAGCGTCAACGTTCTGTTATTTGCATTGAATCCAATGCAAGGCTACAAGCAACCCTTATTCCTCCAGAAATTTGGAATGAGTAATGTAACGAATTAATTTATTTATCTCCACAAAAAAACTCATGAAAATAAATTCATGAGTTTTAATGATTTGTAATTTATTATTTAGCTGTAACTGGTTTTCTCCAGAGGCCAAGAATAACTGCTGAAATAGCAGAACCAATAGCTAACGCTACTAAGAACAAGAACCAATGATTTGAAAGTGCTACAACAAATATTCCTCCATGTGGAGCAGGGATCGTAATATCCCAGAATTGTGTCAATCCACCAGCTATAGCGGCTCCAATAATTGAAGAACCGATCGTACGTAGAGGATCAGCAGCTGCGAAAGGAATTGCACCTTCTGTAATGAATGATAATCCCATCACGTAGTTTGCTAATGCAGATTTTTTTTCATCTTCATTAAATTTATTTCTAAAGAATGTACTTGCTAAAGCGATAGCTAACGGTGGAATCATTCCACCGGCCATTACTGCAGCCATTAAGCTTCCATCACCAGTATCAGTAAAAATTCCGATAGAGAAGGCATAAGCAGCTTTATTGAAGGGACCACCCATGTCGATAGCCATCATGCCACCAAGTACAGCACCTAAGAGAACTGCATTACCTGTACCAAGATTTTCTAAGAAAGTAATCATTGCAAGATTGATAGTTGCGAAAATTGGTCCAACGATAAAGAACATTAGTCCACCAGTAATTAGTAACCCAAGAATAGGGTAGAAAAGAATTGATTTTAATCCGTTAAGCGCTTGAGGTAATCCTTTTAATCCTTTTTTCAAGGCTAGGATCGTATAACCAGCTAGGAAACCAGCTGCAAGTCCACCAAGGAAACCAGCATTACTGTTTACAGCAATCAGTCCACCAACCATACCAGGCATTAAACCAGGACGATCAGCAATACTTAATGCGATATAACCAGCTAAAATAGGAATCAAGAAGTTAAAGGCATTGCCCCCAACACCATTTAAGAATAAGAATAGTGAACTTGTATCACCTAATGTTCTTTCAACTAAGAAAGAGATAGCCAACAATATTCCTCCACCTACAACGAAAGGTAACATAGTAGAAATACCATTCATTAAATCTTTATAAACTTTGTTTACCCATGAACCAGATGCTTCTTCAGTTGATTCATCTATTTGACCATTTGATGAGTAGATAGGAGCTTGTTTGTTCATTGCTTTTGTAATCAATTCTTCTGATTTACGAATGCCATCACTAACTGGACGTTGCAACATTGGTTTTCCGTTAAAACGAGCTAATTCTACTTTTTTGTCAGCAGCAATAATAACGCCGTCAGCTCTTTTAATATCTTCAGCTGTTAAACGATTTTTAATTCCATCAGAGCCATTTGTTTCAACCTTAATTTCAACACCCATTTCAGCTGCTTTTTTCTTCAAAGAATCTTCAGCCATATAAGTGTGCGCAATGCCTGTTGGACAAGCTGTTACTGCAATAACGAATGGTCTTTTAGAATCTTGCTTTACTTCTGGAGCATTAGATGCTTCAATTTCAGCAGCAGCTTCTTTTTCTTGTATTTCTTGAGCTGCGGAAAAAAGTGACAGAACTTCATCAGCTGATTTTGCTTCTTTTAAAGATAAGACAAAGTCAGGATGAATCAGCAAGCGAGAAAGATTAGCTAGTGCTTGTAAATGAGTATCATTTGCGCCTTCTGGAGCTGCGATCATAAAGAATAAATGAGCAGGTTGACCGTCTAATGAATCATAGTCAATACCATCTGTGCTTTTAGCAAATACAACGGTTGCTTCATTTACAGCAGTTGTTTTAGCATGTGGCATAGCAATTCCGTCTCCTAGCCCTGTAGAAGTAAGAGATTCACGATGCATGATTCCTTGTTTAAACGTAGCAGCATCATTGATACGGTTATTTGCCAGTAAGCTGGCAATCATTTCATCAATAGCGCCTTCTTTTGTTGTTGCTCTTAGATTCAATATCATAGCGTCTTTAACTAATAAGTCAATAATATTCATTATTTTTCCTCCAATTTATAAAGCAATTTCTGTTACTATAACTTCTTTTAATAACGCTTCTATTTCAGATCTAGTTGCTAGATCATCAGAAAAAGCAGTAGCACTTCCAGTAGCAACACTTTTTTTGAACGCTCTTAGCGGATCTTTAGTGTCAACTAATTCTCCAATAAAACCGGCGACCATAGAATCTCCAGCTCCCACTGAATTTTTAACGATTCCTTTAGGAACAACGGCGCGATAAACCTTTTCGCCTGTGAAGAATAAAGCACCATCACCAGCCATAGAAACAAGCGCATGTTTAGCGCCTAAAGCAAGGAGTTTTTTTCCGTAAGGGATAGATTCCTCAACAGATCCAATCTCAACACCAAAAAGATCTGCTAACTCATGGTGATTCGGTTTCACTAACAAAGGTTTATGTGCTAATGCATTCAATAATTCTGTACCAGCAGTATCAATCACAAAATTCGCTTGTTTCGAAACAACTTTTGTAATCAACTCTTGATAAAAATTTTCGGATAAAGAAGGGGGCTTGTTTCCAGAAAGAATGATAATGTCCTCAGCTGTTAATGATTCTATTTGATCCATTAATTGATTTGCTTCAGCTTTTGTAATAGCTGGACCTTGCGCATTTAATTCAGTTTCAGTATCAGACTTTAACTTAACATTGATACGTGTATCGCCTTCAATAGAAACAAATTGTGTATGGACACCTTCTTTTTCCAACCAATCTGAAATGAAATTGCCAGTAAAGCCGCCGAGAAAACCTAAAGCTGTTGAAGGTTGGTTAAGGCGATTCAAAACACGTGAAACATTTATTCCTTTACCACCCGGAAGTTTTAGGTCTTTATTCATACGATTCAACGCACCTAATTGCACAGAAGGAACTTGTACAATGTAGTCGATCGATGGATTCAGTGTTACAGTATAGATCATGATTTTACCTCCAATATTGTTGTCTTGTTAAAATAATTTTGACGATTTTTATCGGTGAGATGATCTGTAATGATCAAAGCATCGTCGATATTACAAACCTTTACAAATGTAACTTTATTAAATTTTGTTTCATCAGCCAAAACATATGCCTTTGAGCTGTTCATCACAGCTTGCTGTTTGACTGAGGCTTCTTCTGGATCAGGAGTGGTAAACCCATAGTCTCTATCGATGCCATTCATTCCTAAAAAAGATTTCGTGAAACGGTAACGAGCTAATTGTTCAATACTTGTAGCTCCGACAATTGCTTGAGTAGTATTTTTTAGCTTCCCACCAATGAGTAAAACATCATTGTTTTGATTCGCAAGTAGGAGAGCGTGTTGAACAGCATTTGTTACAATACGGATATTTTTTTCTTTTAAAAAAGGTACCATAAAAAAAGTTGTTGATCCGGCATCCAAAAAAATAGTATCTTCATCTTCAACAAAAGAGGCTGCTAATTCAGCAATTTTCTTTTTTTTCTGGATGTTTTTGATTGCTTTCTCGCTAAGCGTTTGCTCTTGCTCCACAGTATAAACTCTTTTAGCGCCGCCATGTACACGTATAAGTTTTCCTTGTTCCTCCAACGTAGCTAGGTCACGTCGGATTGTAGACTCTGAACAATCCATTTCAATCATGAGTTCTTGAGATTTGATCACTCCATAATCGTTTAATTTTTCTGTTATGAAGTTGTAGCGTTCTTCAGTAAGCATTTTACTCCTCCAATAACGTTACTTTACCACCAAAATCAGTCAAAAGCAATCAAATATAAAACGATTTCATTATTTTTTAATTGTTCTCTCAAAAAATGAAATAACTATGAATAAATGGCTTGAGTATACCAACTAGCTTAATGAAATCAATAGATCTTTATTTAAGAGTAAATAGTCAGTATACCAATTCATATTAGAGTGAAAAAAATGCTTTGGATGAATTTGGATGATAGCTAAAAAGAGGAAAGAAATCATCTCGATTCCTTTCCTCTCTTAGCTTGTAGCTTGATTTGTTGTTAAAGATTCAATCTATTACTTTGATAGATTCGATTTTAACTTCTTGTAAAGGTTTATTAAGCGAATCTGTTTCAACTTCACTTATCGCATCGACAACATCCATTCCTTCGATTACCTGACCAAAGACTGTGTAGAGTTGATCTAGGGAAGGATAGCCACCGGATATGTAAGCATCAATTATTTCATCTGGTGTGGTAGTAGGGTCGGCTGACGCACTAACATCTAAAGGATTTTGAACGATATAAAATTGGCTGCCTATCGAAATAGGAGCATTTGTTTTAGCCATCGCTAAAGCGCCACGGATATGAAATAATTGAGGAGAAATTTCTGTTTCGAATGGGTCCCCCCAGATGCTCTCTCCGCCAGTGCCATCTCCTTTAGGGTCACCGCCTTGAATCATAAAGTCAGTTAAGACACGGTGAAAGATCGTCTCATCGTAATAGCCTTCATCACTATGAGTAATAAAATTTTCCACTGCCTTTGGAGCTAAATCAGGAAAGATTTTGGCTTTAATAGTACCTAAAGTCGTGATAATTTCAATCTCGATTTCATTTTCAACTACTTTATTAGTAAGTTGAGGGAAATCTAATTGATTTTCATCAGAAGAAGTCGCTTGAGTAAGCGAACTTTCAGGAGAAAATATGGTTGTGAAACTTGCACC
Proteins encoded:
- a CDS encoding cation diffusion facilitator family transporter — protein: MATLKLIVASYSGSSALRADGLNNTTDTIASIAILIGLRLARRPPDDNHPYGHWKAETVASMVNSFIMLAVRLEVLISGVQHFFTPERTSPDLIAGYVGLFSSIILMSVYLYNKKLAKKHKSQALKAVSKDTFNDSLISFSTAIAIFASNFSMAWLDSVMAIFVSLIILKIAIEIFRGSAFELSDGFNENSLIKFQQTNLTLHEVLEVESIKGRTYGTIIYVEVIIKTNPEMTVKRSHELTEQVENLLAADFGVFDTKVHVEPSTLIDS
- a CDS encoding peptidylprolyl isomerase, with the translated sequence MIFGIHTLSKSTGASFTTIFSPESSLTQATSSDENQLDFPQLTNKVVENEIEIEIITTLGTIKAKIFPDLAPKAVENFITHSDEGYYDETIFHRVLTDFMIQGGDPKGDGTGGESIWGDPFETEISPQLFHIRGALAMAKTNAPISIGSQFYIVQNPLDVSASADPTTTPDEIIDAYISGGYPSLDQLYTVFGQVIEGMDVVDAISEVETDSLNKPLQEVKIESIKVID
- a CDS encoding nucleoside triphosphate pyrophosphohydrolase family protein gives rise to the protein MEFNEYQKLANRTLYGNEQVLTNCALGVASEAGELVDLVKKYTFHGHDLDKKELTKELGDVLWYLSQIAEWADIPFEEAAVQNIEKLKKRYPDGFSEDRSRNRVK
- a CDS encoding PTS fructose transporter subunit IIABC, translated to MNIIDLLVKDAMILNLRATTKEGAIDEMIASLLANNRINDAATFKQGIMHRESLTSTGLGDGIAMPHAKTTAVNEATVVFAKSTDGIDYDSLDGQPAHLFFMIAAPEGANDTHLQALANLSRLLIHPDFVLSLKEAKSADEVLSLFSAAQEIQEKEAAAEIEASNAPEVKQDSKRPFVIAVTACPTGIAHTYMAEDSLKKKAAEMGVEIKVETNGSDGIKNRLTAEDIKRADGVIIAADKKVELARFNGKPMLQRPVSDGIRKSEELITKAMNKQAPIYSSNGQIDESTEEASGSWVNKVYKDLMNGISTMLPFVVGGGILLAISFLVERTLGDTSSLFLFLNGVGGNAFNFLIPILAGYIALSIADRPGLMPGMVGGLIAVNSNAGFLGGLAAGFLAGYTILALKKGLKGLPQALNGLKSILFYPILGLLITGGLMFFIVGPIFATINLAMITFLENLGTGNAVLLGAVLGGMMAIDMGGPFNKAAYAFSIGIFTDTGDGSLMAAVMAGGMIPPLAIALASTFFRNKFNEDEKKSALANYVMGLSFITEGAIPFAAADPLRTIGSSIIGAAIAGGLTQFWDITIPAPHGGIFVVALSNHWFLFLVALAIGSAISAVILGLWRKPVTAK
- a CDS encoding DeoR/GlpR family DNA-binding transcription regulator, which encodes MLTEERYNFITEKLNDYGVIKSQELMIEMDCSESTIRRDLATLEEQGKLIRVHGGAKRVYTVEQEQTLSEKAIKNIQKKKKIAELAASFVEDEDTIFLDAGSTTFFMVPFLKEKNIRIVTNAVQHALLLANQNNDVLLIGGKLKNTTQAIVGATSIEQLARYRFTKSFLGMNGIDRDYGFTTPDPEEASVKQQAVMNSSKAYVLADETKFNKVTFVKVCNIDDALIITDHLTDKNRQNYFNKTTILEVKS
- the hemA gene encoding glutamyl-tRNA reductase, with product MVLLKILLYGISHKTTPIEIRENYTIEEQKIPEQLAEIKSFSGVEEAVILSTCNRTEYYLYIDQNTFMHGEMLRYLSNYTGYEISEVISTSYGKSNYEAAEHLFSVATGLDSLIIGETQILSQVKQAFAFAIAQKTSGPILNSLFNKAISFSKKMHTKTNLDQLSFNPGTAAVKIYKEEWQSITDKRFLLIGTGKMIQLTAKTLFYQGATHITLTGRNEQKVKDLEHELNLWAQAILHTDVLNRYFFTADFNHLPMSIAVADGIIAATKAQYHLITEKTIEEMAAIRLTMKKQLFMDFSVPRNIEPSIQYIDGIQVFDMDQISFRLEKVDLDKEKIVRKIAVDLNEEVAAFKHWFKERNAVPYLDELNEHVLELKEKTLSSLERKLPELTTHQILLIDKHMHSMINQMKRKPIESLKEFARKNASKESKNDLKVFAEALGISVELDDTEQSSEVLAAESQGISIESNDTI
- a CDS encoding SPJ_0845 family protein, producing MGLIHKAETSLDDLFSQFAIDPEEDIIIPKLETNALLDENEKTASLEKNDKKKKH
- the hemL gene encoding glutamate-1-semialdehyde 2,1-aminomutase translates to MRVTTQSEKAFEKALNLMPGGVSSPVRAFKSVDVPPVFIQKGKGSHITDIDGNDYIDYVLGWGPLILGHANDQVIHEIQRAAGLGTSFGMPTLLENQLAELVIQRVPSVEMVRFVNSGTEATMSALRLARGFTRRDKIVKLEGSYHGHEDALLVKVGSGVATLGLPDSPGVPKSTTSNTLVTPYNDLEAITELFQAYPGEIAAVIVEPVAGNMGVIPPLKGFLEGLRSLTENDGALLIFDEVMSGFRVGYHSAQGYYNVLPDLTCLGKVIGGGVPVGAYGGRRDIMEHIAPAGSVYQAGTLSGNPIAMSAGIATLSQLTEEDYLYFEILGDKLEKEIISLSALYDVPITVNRAGSMIGLFFNKGPVTNYQQSKASNTVSFADYYREMINHGILLPPSQFEGLFLSTTHTIEDIEKTLEAMEASFKVLKAVE
- a CDS encoding ABC transporter substrate-binding protein/permease; this translates as MKKKSLYLVILSLITVFGLFMPVETVAAADTALEDIQNKGTLVVGTSADFPPYEFHAVVDGVDTIVGMDISIAQKIATDLGVELEIEDIGFDSLLPALESEKIDIVISGMSPTEERKQSVDFSNVYYTGGQNIVVRETDKDIYTSTDDLAEMKVGVQTGSLQESIAQEQMPDSELLSLSKITDLILALKTNKIEAILMEKPSADAYIGSDAQLLTFDGGFVLEEGEQGTAIAFKQDTESLVDAVNTSLTEIEEQDLISGYLAEAGTYLQDAQQDTDADVETDSNNSIFNYWRYFLNGTGYTILISVVSVFFGSILGVILSFMRMSKNKIMKFVATAYVEFVRGTPMLIQVMFIYFAVGYLINIPALASGIIAVSLNSAAYICEIIRSGLNSVPKGQAEAARSLGMSQKISMRQIIFPQALKNIWPALGNEFITVIKESSIVSIIGVSDLIFQTRVVTSVSYRGVAPLVVTMIIYFILTFSLTKLLNHYEGKMNHD
- the pfkB gene encoding 1-phosphofructokinase, with the protein product MIYTVTLNPSIDYIVQVPSVQLGALNRMNKDLKLPGGKGINVSRVLNRLNQPSTALGFLGGFTGNFISDWLEKEGVHTQFVSIEGDTRINVKLKSDTETELNAQGPAITKAEANQLMDQIESLTAEDIIILSGNKPPSLSENFYQELITKVVSKQANFVIDTAGTELLNALAHKPLLVKPNHHELADLFGVEIGSVEESIPYGKKLLALGAKHALVSMAGDGALFFTGEKVYRAVVPKGIVKNSVGAGDSMVAGFIGELVDTKDPLRAFKKSVATGSATAFSDDLATRSEIEALLKEVIVTEIAL
- a CDS encoding amino acid ABC transporter ATP-binding protein; the encoded protein is MIKINHLKKAFGDNEVLTDINQEIKKGEVVVIIGPSGSGKSTLLRCLNLLEIPTSGEITFDGTALTGLNESKMNQLREKMGMVFQSFNLFPHMTVLENLKVAPIKVKGLTPEDAHTTAIKLLEQVGLSDKAEAYPASLSGGQQQRVAIARALAMNPDVMLFDEPTSALDPEMVGEVLKVMQELADSGMTMVVVTHEMGFAKEVADRVLFMDDGYIVEEGKPEELFSNPQHERTQNFLAKIL